One window of the Drosophila ananassae strain 14024-0371.13 chromosome 4 unlocalized genomic scaffold, ASM1763931v2 tig00000054, whole genome shotgun sequence genome contains the following:
- the LOC6505469 gene encoding signal element on autosome protein 2 isoform X3, translated as MHVENKYILLICSSFSQTYNITLFVFIIRPIRAVKGALNKDFIQDKELKHSGVIVMASNVDTALAKTVDIASPHLTSQSRILNSTIECMNSQQHELSTLNELTNFQDEEVDNPTDDSGLDQNRSVVDKSNKFKDSEQPLAVNSTNLKIMSLVDSPDKKESHKLLTYNTDSYLAPEQALVTSVELVVPAPAALISSSDERNPVDVTDSSPTAPSAIGSKRQHNAAELYASSGSCDSTRILTSEKNDGCAKNSSNLDIRIPTNVASSNIFLPDRRVSIWTPHNDQTSQSNIGASSEEPITVNTNHLYQHHNRHTELLIQIEKERCETTEFPQDPPMQLNIHSTEIHRQYISAEVQPIVEGQSHINFYEQMMQQHHPQNQRQHQHHEVVPTNTPRSQHSTYAIYNPHYQNSTMFANFQNNHQQNQNPQTQNHLSCHISIEQSDTLSQQHQIQHQQNQPQLQGHNRQQLQPQHHFHQHHQPQNQIHENFHDLIMEDFREEQTSAYKLTLSPNNVKPENQDDGYETSAGDVLTPNSHSSSTHSVTPQHQMHHPSVGNIQNVKNLNITSVSNGNHESLVSSQTSGVDSYSFMCQETNIKNVPAVGSVPMLASSNGSFECPNDEMYDHNHENPLQVLGKAQCDMTSKPVPKKRGRKKKLPGVGSGGILMTKLISHEILSKIDAPKYLYT; from the exons ATGCATgtggaaaataaatacatCCTGCTGATATGTAGTTCCTTTTCACAAACATACAATATAACTTTGTTCGTATTTATAATAAGACCAATAAGGGCAGTAAAAGGTGCTCTCAATAAAGATTTTATTCAAGATAAAGAATTAAAACACTCTGGAGTCATTGTAATGGCATCGAATGTGGATACAGCTCTGGCGAAGACAGTAGATATTGCGTCACCACATTTAACATCACAATCGAGGATTTTAAACAGTACCATCGAATGTATGAACAGCCAACAACACGAACTATCCACCTTAAACGAACTTACCAATTTTCAGGATGAGGAAGTTGACAATCCTACTGATGATTCCGGCTTAGATCAAAACAGAAGTGTGGTAGATAAGTCTAATAAGTTTAAAGATTCTGAACAGCCTTTGGCTGTCAACAGCaccaatttaaaaattatgtcACTTGTGGATAGTCCAGATAAAAAAGAGTCACACAAATTATTGACTTATAATACCGATAGTTATTTGGCTCCTGAGCAAGCCCTGGTGACAAGTGTAGAGTTAGTGGTCCCTGCGCCTGCAGCCTTAATATCCTCATCGGATGAGCGTAATCCTGTCGACGTGACAGATTCGTCTCCAACGGCGCCATCAGCAATCGGCAGCAAGCGACAGCATAATGCCGCTGAACTTTATGCTTCGAGTGGTTCGTGTGACTCAACGAGAATATTAACAAGCGAAAAAAACGATGGTTGTGCAAAGAATTCCTCTAACTTGGATATAAGAATTCCTACTAATGTAGCATCTTCCAATATTTTTCTGCCGGATCGAAGGGTTTCCATATGGACCCCACATAATGACCAGACAAGTCAATCGAATATAGGGGCGTCGTCAGAAGAGCCTATAACTGTGAATACCAATCATTTATATCAACATCATAATCGCCATACGGAgcttttgattcaaatagaGAAGGAGAGATGTGAAACTACAGAATTTCCTCAAGATCCCCCCATGCAGTTAAATATTCATAGTACTGAAATTCATCGTCAGTATATATCAGCAGAGGTTCAACCAATCGTCGAAGGCCAGTCCCATATTAACTTTTATGAACAAATGATGCAGCAACACCACCCACAAAATCAGCGTCAACACCAGCATCATGAAGTCGTTCCCACAAACACTCCCAGAAGTCAACATTCAACGTATGCCATCTATAACCCTCATTATCAAAATTCCACAATGTTTGCAAATTTCCAAAATAATCATCAGCAAAACCAAAATCCCCAAACACAAAATCATTTAAGTTGCCATATTTCAATCGAGCAATCGGATACACTTTCTCAGCAACACCAGATTCAACACCAGCAAAACCAACCGCAACTCCAAGGTCATAATCGACAACAGCTCCAACCGCAGCACCATTTTCATCAACACCATCAACCACAAAATCAAATTCACGAAAATTTTCATGATTTAATAATGGAAGATTTTCGCGAGGAGCAAACTTCTGCCTACAAACT AACACTCTCTCCAAACAATGTCAAACCGGAAAATCAGGATGATGGTTACGAAACTAGTGCCGGCGATGTTTTGACACCAAATTCTCATAGTTCCTCCACTCATTCTGTCACGCCTCAGCATCAAATGCACCATCCAAGTGTTGGAAATATACAGAAcgtaaaaaatttaaacataacCTCCGTATCAAATGGGAATCACGAGTCGCTTGTTTCCTCTCAGACATCTGGCGTCGATTCATATAGTTTTATGTGTCAGGAAACTAATATAAAGAATGTTCCTGCAGTAGGATCAGTTCCAATGTTAGCTTCATCAAATGGAAGCTTCGAATGCCCCAACGACGAAATGTACGATCATAATCACGAAAACCCTTTGCAAGTTTTAGGCAAGGCGCAATGCGATATGACTTCCAAACCAGTACCAAAAAAAAGaggtcgaaaaaaaaaactacctGGTGTCGGATCAGGTGGTATTCTGATGACAAAACTAATATCCCATGA aattttgtccaaaattgACGCTCCAAAATACTTGTATACGTAG
- the LOC6505469 gene encoding myb-like protein Q isoform X4, with protein sequence MHVENKYILLICSSFSQTYNITLFVFIIRPIRAVKGALNKDFIQDKELKHSGVIVMASNVDTALAKTVDIASPHLTSQSRILNSTIECMNSQQHELSTLNELTNFQDEEVDNPTDDSGLDQNRSVVDKSNKFKDSEQPLAVNSTNLKIMSLVDSPDKKESHKLLTYNTDSYLAPEQALVTSVELVVPAPAALISSSDERNPVDVTDSSPTAPSAIGSKRQHNAAELYASSGSCDSTRILTSEKNDGCAKNSSNLDIRIPTNVASSNIFLPDRRVSIWTPHNDQTSQSNIGASSEEPITVNTNHLYQHHNRHTELLIQIEKERCETTEFPQDPPMQLNIHSTEIHRQYISAEVQPIVEGQSHINFYEQMMQQHHPQNQRQHQHHEVVPTNTPRSQHSTYAIYNPHYQNSTMFANFQNNHQQNQNPQTQNHLSCHISIEQSDTLSQQHQIQHQQNQPQLQGHNRQQLQPQHHFHQHHQPQNQIHENFHDLIMEDFREEQTSAYKLTLSPNNVKPENQDDGYETSAGDVLTPNSHSSSTHSVTPQHQMHHPSVGNIQNVKNLNITSVSNGNHESLVSSQTSGVDSYSFMCQETNIKNVPAVGSVPMLASSNGSFECPNDEMYDHNHENPLQVLGKAQCDMTSKPVPKKRGRKKKLPGVGSGGILMTKLISHENNY encoded by the exons ATGCATgtggaaaataaatacatCCTGCTGATATGTAGTTCCTTTTCACAAACATACAATATAACTTTGTTCGTATTTATAATAAGACCAATAAGGGCAGTAAAAGGTGCTCTCAATAAAGATTTTATTCAAGATAAAGAATTAAAACACTCTGGAGTCATTGTAATGGCATCGAATGTGGATACAGCTCTGGCGAAGACAGTAGATATTGCGTCACCACATTTAACATCACAATCGAGGATTTTAAACAGTACCATCGAATGTATGAACAGCCAACAACACGAACTATCCACCTTAAACGAACTTACCAATTTTCAGGATGAGGAAGTTGACAATCCTACTGATGATTCCGGCTTAGATCAAAACAGAAGTGTGGTAGATAAGTCTAATAAGTTTAAAGATTCTGAACAGCCTTTGGCTGTCAACAGCaccaatttaaaaattatgtcACTTGTGGATAGTCCAGATAAAAAAGAGTCACACAAATTATTGACTTATAATACCGATAGTTATTTGGCTCCTGAGCAAGCCCTGGTGACAAGTGTAGAGTTAGTGGTCCCTGCGCCTGCAGCCTTAATATCCTCATCGGATGAGCGTAATCCTGTCGACGTGACAGATTCGTCTCCAACGGCGCCATCAGCAATCGGCAGCAAGCGACAGCATAATGCCGCTGAACTTTATGCTTCGAGTGGTTCGTGTGACTCAACGAGAATATTAACAAGCGAAAAAAACGATGGTTGTGCAAAGAATTCCTCTAACTTGGATATAAGAATTCCTACTAATGTAGCATCTTCCAATATTTTTCTGCCGGATCGAAGGGTTTCCATATGGACCCCACATAATGACCAGACAAGTCAATCGAATATAGGGGCGTCGTCAGAAGAGCCTATAACTGTGAATACCAATCATTTATATCAACATCATAATCGCCATACGGAgcttttgattcaaatagaGAAGGAGAGATGTGAAACTACAGAATTTCCTCAAGATCCCCCCATGCAGTTAAATATTCATAGTACTGAAATTCATCGTCAGTATATATCAGCAGAGGTTCAACCAATCGTCGAAGGCCAGTCCCATATTAACTTTTATGAACAAATGATGCAGCAACACCACCCACAAAATCAGCGTCAACACCAGCATCATGAAGTCGTTCCCACAAACACTCCCAGAAGTCAACATTCAACGTATGCCATCTATAACCCTCATTATCAAAATTCCACAATGTTTGCAAATTTCCAAAATAATCATCAGCAAAACCAAAATCCCCAAACACAAAATCATTTAAGTTGCCATATTTCAATCGAGCAATCGGATACACTTTCTCAGCAACACCAGATTCAACACCAGCAAAACCAACCGCAACTCCAAGGTCATAATCGACAACAGCTCCAACCGCAGCACCATTTTCATCAACACCATCAACCACAAAATCAAATTCACGAAAATTTTCATGATTTAATAATGGAAGATTTTCGCGAGGAGCAAACTTCTGCCTACAAACT AACACTCTCTCCAAACAATGTCAAACCGGAAAATCAGGATGATGGTTACGAAACTAGTGCCGGCGATGTTTTGACACCAAATTCTCATAGTTCCTCCACTCATTCTGTCACGCCTCAGCATCAAATGCACCATCCAAGTGTTGGAAATATACAGAAcgtaaaaaatttaaacataacCTCCGTATCAAATGGGAATCACGAGTCGCTTGTTTCCTCTCAGACATCTGGCGTCGATTCATATAGTTTTATGTGTCAGGAAACTAATATAAAGAATGTTCCTGCAGTAGGATCAGTTCCAATGTTAGCTTCATCAAATGGAAGCTTCGAATGCCCCAACGACGAAATGTACGATCATAATCACGAAAACCCTTTGCAAGTTTTAGGCAAGGCGCAATGCGATATGACTTCCAAACCAGTACCAAAAAAAAGaggtcgaaaaaaaaaactacctGGTGTCGGATCAGGTGGTATTCTGATGACAAAACTAATATCCCATGA aaataactattaa
- the LOC6505469 gene encoding signal element on autosome protein 2 isoform X2, which yields MHVENKYILLICSSFSQTYNITLFVFIIRPIRAVKGALNKDFIQDKELKHSGVIVMASNVDTALAKTVDIASPHLTSQSRILNSTIECMNSQQHELSTLNELTNFQDEEVDNPTDDSGLDQNRSVVDKSNKFKDSEQPLAVNSTNLKIMSLVDSPDKKESHKLLTYNTDSYLAPEQALVTSVELVVPAPAALISSSDERNPVDVTDSSPTAPSAIGSKRQHNAAELYASSGSCDSTRILTSEKNDGCAKNSSNLDIRIPTNVASSNIFLPDRRVSIWTPHNDQTSQSNIGASSEEPITVNTNHLYQHHNRHTELLIQIEKERCETTEFPQDPPMQLNIHSTEIHRQYISAEVQPIVEGQSHINFYEQMMQQHHPQNQRQHQHHEVVPTNTPRSQHSTYAIYNPHYQNSTMFANFQNNHQQNQNPQTQNHLSCHISIEQSDTLSQQHQIQHQQNQPQLQGHNRQQLQPQHHFHQHHQPQNQIHENFHDLIMEDFREEQTSAYKLTLSPNNVKPENQDDGYETSAGDVLTPNSHSSSTHSVTPQHQMHHPSVGNIQNVKNLNITSVSNGNHESLVSSQTSGVDSYSFMCQETNIKNVPAVGSVPMLASSNGSFECPNDEMYDHNHENPLQVLGKAQCDMTSKPVPKKRGRKKKLPGVGSGGILMTKLISHEQYISLSAAGSDQKT from the exons ATGCATgtggaaaataaatacatCCTGCTGATATGTAGTTCCTTTTCACAAACATACAATATAACTTTGTTCGTATTTATAATAAGACCAATAAGGGCAGTAAAAGGTGCTCTCAATAAAGATTTTATTCAAGATAAAGAATTAAAACACTCTGGAGTCATTGTAATGGCATCGAATGTGGATACAGCTCTGGCGAAGACAGTAGATATTGCGTCACCACATTTAACATCACAATCGAGGATTTTAAACAGTACCATCGAATGTATGAACAGCCAACAACACGAACTATCCACCTTAAACGAACTTACCAATTTTCAGGATGAGGAAGTTGACAATCCTACTGATGATTCCGGCTTAGATCAAAACAGAAGTGTGGTAGATAAGTCTAATAAGTTTAAAGATTCTGAACAGCCTTTGGCTGTCAACAGCaccaatttaaaaattatgtcACTTGTGGATAGTCCAGATAAAAAAGAGTCACACAAATTATTGACTTATAATACCGATAGTTATTTGGCTCCTGAGCAAGCCCTGGTGACAAGTGTAGAGTTAGTGGTCCCTGCGCCTGCAGCCTTAATATCCTCATCGGATGAGCGTAATCCTGTCGACGTGACAGATTCGTCTCCAACGGCGCCATCAGCAATCGGCAGCAAGCGACAGCATAATGCCGCTGAACTTTATGCTTCGAGTGGTTCGTGTGACTCAACGAGAATATTAACAAGCGAAAAAAACGATGGTTGTGCAAAGAATTCCTCTAACTTGGATATAAGAATTCCTACTAATGTAGCATCTTCCAATATTTTTCTGCCGGATCGAAGGGTTTCCATATGGACCCCACATAATGACCAGACAAGTCAATCGAATATAGGGGCGTCGTCAGAAGAGCCTATAACTGTGAATACCAATCATTTATATCAACATCATAATCGCCATACGGAgcttttgattcaaatagaGAAGGAGAGATGTGAAACTACAGAATTTCCTCAAGATCCCCCCATGCAGTTAAATATTCATAGTACTGAAATTCATCGTCAGTATATATCAGCAGAGGTTCAACCAATCGTCGAAGGCCAGTCCCATATTAACTTTTATGAACAAATGATGCAGCAACACCACCCACAAAATCAGCGTCAACACCAGCATCATGAAGTCGTTCCCACAAACACTCCCAGAAGTCAACATTCAACGTATGCCATCTATAACCCTCATTATCAAAATTCCACAATGTTTGCAAATTTCCAAAATAATCATCAGCAAAACCAAAATCCCCAAACACAAAATCATTTAAGTTGCCATATTTCAATCGAGCAATCGGATACACTTTCTCAGCAACACCAGATTCAACACCAGCAAAACCAACCGCAACTCCAAGGTCATAATCGACAACAGCTCCAACCGCAGCACCATTTTCATCAACACCATCAACCACAAAATCAAATTCACGAAAATTTTCATGATTTAATAATGGAAGATTTTCGCGAGGAGCAAACTTCTGCCTACAAACT AACACTCTCTCCAAACAATGTCAAACCGGAAAATCAGGATGATGGTTACGAAACTAGTGCCGGCGATGTTTTGACACCAAATTCTCATAGTTCCTCCACTCATTCTGTCACGCCTCAGCATCAAATGCACCATCCAAGTGTTGGAAATATACAGAAcgtaaaaaatttaaacataacCTCCGTATCAAATGGGAATCACGAGTCGCTTGTTTCCTCTCAGACATCTGGCGTCGATTCATATAGTTTTATGTGTCAGGAAACTAATATAAAGAATGTTCCTGCAGTAGGATCAGTTCCAATGTTAGCTTCATCAAATGGAAGCTTCGAATGCCCCAACGACGAAATGTACGATCATAATCACGAAAACCCTTTGCAAGTTTTAGGCAAGGCGCAATGCGATATGACTTCCAAACCAGTACCAAAAAAAAGaggtcgaaaaaaaaaactacctGGTGTCGGATCAGGTGGTATTCTGATGACAAAACTAATATCCCATGA GCAATATATAAGTCTAAGTGCTGCTGGTTCCGACCAGAAGACCTGA